In the genome of Cheilinus undulatus linkage group 6, ASM1832078v1, whole genome shotgun sequence, one region contains:
- the LOC121511359 gene encoding VIP peptides, giving the protein MCKAMLQRTGPQLLFLIALCSVFYSRTLSLPYTSMRPSRHADGLFTSGYSKLLGQLSARRYLESLIGKRVSDELMDEPVKRHSDAIFTDNYSRFRKQMAVKKYLNSVLTGKRSLEDPVTSDPEDSMDEPNTFQDSYSDINVDHLLNNFQLPL; this is encoded by the exons GTGTAAAGCGATGTTACAACGAACCGGACCCCAGCTGCTTTTCCTAATAGCCCTGTGCAGTGTGTTTTACTCCCGGACTCTAAGTCTGCCATACACATCCATGAG ACCGTCGAGACACGCAGACGGTCTGTTCACCAGTGGATACAGCAAACTGCTCGGACAGCTCTCAGCGCGGAGGTATCTGGAGTCGCTGATCGGAAAACGGGTCAG TGACGAGCTGATGGACGAGCCAGTGAAGCGCCACTCAGATGCCATCTTTACAGACAATTACAGCCGCTTCCGCAAACAGATGGCCGTGAAGAAGTACCTCAACTCAGTGTTGACAGGGAAGAGAAG CCTAGAAGATCCTGTAACCAGTGATCCAGAGGACTCCATGGATGAGCCGAACACCTTCCAGGACAGCTATAGTGACATAAACGTAGATCACCTCCTAAACAACTTTCAACTG CCACTTTGA